From a region of the Fischerella sp. JS2 genome:
- the selD gene encoding selenide, water dikinase SelD produces MKQNIQPVTKDLVLIGGGHSHAIALFMLGMKPFNGIRLTLITDRVDTPYSGMLPGHIAGFYSHEQCHIDLRLLTNFAKAQLYIDQVVGLDLENKKVICADRPEVGFDLLSIDIGSTPATISVPGAAEYAIGAKPVSNLLKHWYQLLEDIADNPQKPLSIGIVGGGAGGVELALSMQAHLYQVSKLYPLTFFSKREVIDHNTLKQEVLKIHLFHRDAELMPNSHWSVQRTVKQLLIKRGIHLHLGENVCKVEPGKVRCESGLTVECDRIFWVTQASAPQWLKAAGLVTDEQGFILVNDTLQSLSHAYVFAAGDIATMVNHPRPKAGVFAVRQGKPLFENLRRFLLGKPLKPYIPQKQYLSLIGTGDGRAIATRGPLTLPPHRLLWQWKDWIDRRFMERFSKRLERRWGTRGPHSPKEVRIRGNGDKGRWGDGERIGIIKSKIQNPKSKIQNPVMRCAGCGSKVGGTILDKVLHRIKLEQPLGEDRKDIIIGLDAPDDAAVMQVPANRLLVQTIDFFPSLINDPYIFGQISANHCLSDIFAMGATPQSALALATIPYAAPAKVEETLYQLLSGALKVLNQAQAPLIGGHTTEGTELGFGLSCNGLAESDKLLRKGGMQPGQVLILTKAVGTGTLFAADMRYQAKGRWIEDAVKSMLLSNQAAAKCLLQHGATACTDVTGFGLLGHLMEMVQASKVAVELELEAIPVLTGAGETVQTGIFSSLHPENLSNARYILNLNLGENHRNYPLLFDPQTSGGLLASISIEKADRCLAALKGLGYQQSSIIGGVTEQVEGKQPVSLHS; encoded by the coding sequence ATGAAGCAAAATATACAGCCTGTTACTAAAGATTTAGTATTAATTGGTGGTGGTCATAGCCATGCAATAGCTCTCTTCATGTTAGGAATGAAACCTTTTAATGGAATCCGATTAACTTTAATAACTGATAGAGTTGATACACCTTATTCTGGGATGTTACCAGGACATATTGCCGGATTTTACAGCCATGAGCAATGTCATATTGATTTGCGACTACTCACAAATTTTGCCAAAGCGCAATTGTATATTGACCAAGTAGTTGGTCTTGACCTAGAAAATAAAAAAGTGATTTGTGCCGACCGTCCAGAAGTAGGATTTGATCTATTGTCAATAGATATCGGTAGCACACCAGCCACAATTTCTGTACCAGGTGCAGCAGAATATGCTATTGGGGCAAAACCAGTGTCTAATCTTCTAAAACACTGGTATCAGCTACTAGAAGATATAGCTGACAATCCGCAAAAGCCGTTGAGTATTGGGATTGTAGGAGGAGGGGCTGGTGGCGTGGAATTAGCGTTATCAATGCAAGCTCATTTGTATCAGGTGTCGAAATTATATCCCCTCACATTTTTCTCGAAAAGAGAAGTTATCGACCATAATACCCTAAAACAGGAAGTTTTGAAAATTCATTTATTTCACCGGGATGCAGAACTAATGCCTAATTCTCATTGGTCTGTACAGCGTACAGTCAAGCAGCTTTTGATCAAACGGGGTATACATCTGCATTTAGGTGAAAATGTATGTAAAGTCGAACCAGGTAAAGTTAGATGTGAATCTGGGTTGACGGTGGAGTGCGATCGCATTTTTTGGGTGACACAAGCCTCTGCACCGCAATGGTTAAAGGCTGCTGGGTTAGTAACTGATGAGCAAGGCTTTATTTTGGTAAATGATACGTTGCAATCTTTGTCTCATGCTTACGTATTTGCTGCGGGAGATATTGCCACGATGGTCAATCACCCACGTCCGAAAGCAGGAGTGTTTGCAGTGCGGCAAGGCAAACCTTTGTTTGAGAACTTGCGGCGATTTCTACTAGGAAAACCTCTCAAACCTTATATCCCACAGAAACAATATCTAAGTTTAATCGGTACAGGGGATGGTAGAGCGATCGCTACCCGTGGCCCCTTGACTTTACCTCCTCATCGCTTACTGTGGCAGTGGAAAGACTGGATTGATCGCCGCTTTATGGAAAGGTTTAGTAAGAGATTGGAGCGACGATGGGGAACTCGGGGCCCCCACTCCCCCAAGGAAGTGAGGATAAGGGGCAATGGGGATAAGGGACGATGGGGTGATGGCGAGAGGATAGGAATTATCAAATCCAAAATCCAAAATCCAAAATCCAAAATCCAAAATCCTGTGATGCGCTGTGCTGGCTGTGGTTCTAAAGTGGGTGGTACTATTTTGGATAAAGTCCTCCATCGTATTAAATTAGAACAACCTCTTGGGGAAGATAGAAAAGATATCATCATTGGTTTGGACGCACCCGATGACGCGGCTGTGATGCAAGTGCCAGCTAATCGATTATTGGTGCAGACGATAGATTTTTTTCCTAGTTTGATTAATGATCCCTATATTTTTGGCCAAATCAGCGCCAATCATTGCTTGAGTGATATTTTTGCAATGGGGGCAACTCCGCAAAGTGCCTTGGCGTTAGCTACTATTCCTTATGCTGCGCCAGCCAAAGTCGAAGAAACTCTGTATCAGCTTTTATCTGGTGCGCTAAAAGTGCTAAATCAAGCACAAGCACCTTTGATTGGTGGACACACAACTGAAGGGACAGAACTAGGATTTGGCTTAAGTTGTAATGGTTTAGCTGAATCAGATAAGTTACTGCGTAAAGGTGGAATGCAACCAGGACAAGTATTGATTTTAACTAAAGCTGTGGGAACTGGAACTTTATTCGCTGCTGATATGCGTTACCAAGCTAAAGGCCGCTGGATTGAGGATGCGGTAAAGTCGATGTTGTTGTCCAATCAAGCTGCGGCTAAATGTTTATTACAGCATGGGGCTACGGCTTGTACAGATGTAACAGGCTTTGGCTTGCTGGGACATTTGATGGAGATGGTGCAAGCTTCTAAAGTGGCGGTAGAGTTAGAACTAGAGGCTATCCCAGTTTTGACCGGTGCAGGGGAAACTGTACAAACAGGAATTTTTAGCTCTCTACATCCAGAGAATTTAAGTAATGCACGTTATATTCTTAACTTGAACCTTGGGGAAAATCACCGTAATTATCCTTTGTTGTTCGACCCACAAACATCTGGTGGTCTTTTAGCTTCGATCTCCATAGAAAAAGCTGACAGATGCTTAGCTGCACTCAAAGGTTTAGGTTATCAACAAAGTAGTATCATCGGTGGAGTCACAGAGCAAGTGGAGGGTAAACAGCCAGTAAGTCTACATAGCTAA